One window of Paenibacillus sp. FSL K6-3182 genomic DNA carries:
- a CDS encoding cupin domain-containing protein: MTSYMDYTSPQTEFAYDLNNSTFFKKDPYNYINLLSVKQLNTLGNSSLLDIYLSKSNVVEPHYHQNASELVYCISGSAEIALMNPFTNEFLHYLVQPAQVVNIPQGWWHYEMATVDNTHLLAIFDAPIPEVIFGSDILRLTPTNILAYTYCLDQEKLENALAPLKDTVILGPPSNCSYNPVQGQSKNMQKPNQAPIQQQAPVQSNQVLQSNQVLQPNQTLPSNKAYQPNQAIQSNQAKPNQGYYNQMYGHQYYQHPY; this comes from the coding sequence ATGACTTCTTATATGGACTATACGTCTCCACAAACGGAATTTGCTTATGATTTGAACAATAGTACTTTTTTCAAAAAAGATCCATACAACTACATCAACTTGCTTTCAGTGAAGCAATTGAATACGTTAGGGAATTCGTCGCTTCTTGATATCTACCTTAGCAAAAGCAATGTCGTTGAGCCTCATTACCATCAGAATGCCTCTGAACTCGTATATTGCATATCAGGATCAGCAGAAATAGCGCTTATGAACCCTTTTACGAACGAGTTCCTTCATTACTTGGTACAACCTGCTCAAGTCGTCAACATTCCGCAAGGCTGGTGGCACTATGAAATGGCGACCGTCGATAATACTCATCTGCTAGCCATCTTTGATGCGCCAATCCCAGAAGTTATTTTTGGCTCCGATATTTTAAGATTAACTCCAACCAACATCCTTGCGTATACCTACTGCTTAGATCAAGAAAAATTAGAAAATGCGTTAGCACCTTTAAAGGACACCGTTATTTTGGGACCTCCGAGCAATTGCAGCTATAATCCCGTACAAGGCCAAAGCAAAAATATGCAAAAGCCTAATCAAGCTCCAATACAGCAGCAAGCTCCAGTGCAATCGAATCAAGTATTGCAATCCAATCAAGTATTGCAGCCAAACCAAACGTTGCCGTCCAATAAAGCATATCAGCCTAATCAAGCTATTCAATCTAACCAAGCTAAACCTAACCAAGGCTATTACAATCAAATGTATGGCCATCAGTATTATCAGCATCCATATTAA
- a CDS encoding alpha-glucosidase/alpha-galactosidase, giving the protein MSKITFIGAGSSVFAKNILGDVMQTPALQGFEIALFDIDAERLLDSEQMLLNIKKTSESTCQIKAYTDRKEALRGAKYIVNAIQVGGYDPCTITDFEIPKKYGLRQTIADTVGIGGIFRNLRTIPVMLDFARDINEVCPDALFLNYTNPMAVLTNVMNTYGGVKTVGLCHSVQVCVPHLFDHLGMDTTGVKYKIAGINHMAWLLEASKDGVDLYPEIKRRAAEKQLEKHHDMVRYELMLKFGYYITESSEHNAEYHPYFIKRNYPELIERFNIPLDEYPRRCVSQIEGWKSMRDSLINDSKLEHCRSHEYASYILEAIETNNPFKIGGNVMNTGLITNLPKEACVEVPCLVDANGVTPTYVGDLPPQLAALNRTNINTQLLTIEAAITGKRDHIYHAAMLDPHTSAELSMDDIVSLCDELIEAHGSWLPSYK; this is encoded by the coding sequence ATGTCTAAAATTACTTTTATCGGCGCAGGAAGCAGTGTTTTTGCCAAAAACATTCTTGGAGATGTCATGCAAACACCTGCACTGCAAGGTTTTGAAATCGCTTTATTTGACATTGATGCGGAGCGTCTTCTCGATTCCGAGCAAATGCTGCTTAATATTAAAAAAACAAGTGAAAGCACTTGCCAAATTAAAGCTTATACCGACCGGAAAGAAGCGCTTCGCGGTGCCAAATACATCGTAAACGCCATTCAAGTAGGCGGCTATGATCCGTGTACGATTACCGATTTCGAGATTCCAAAAAAATACGGCTTGCGCCAAACGATTGCCGATACCGTAGGCATTGGCGGCATTTTCCGTAATCTACGCACGATTCCTGTGATGCTGGATTTCGCTCGCGATATTAACGAGGTTTGTCCAGATGCCCTGTTCCTTAACTACACCAACCCAATGGCCGTGCTCACGAATGTCATGAACACCTATGGCGGCGTGAAAACGGTTGGCTTATGCCACAGTGTACAAGTTTGTGTACCGCATTTATTTGATCATTTGGGTATGGACACAACGGGCGTTAAGTACAAAATTGCAGGCATCAACCATATGGCATGGCTGCTTGAAGCAAGCAAAGACGGAGTTGATCTTTACCCGGAAATCAAACGCCGTGCAGCCGAGAAGCAATTGGAGAAACATCATGATATGGTTCGTTACGAGCTCATGCTGAAATTCGGCTACTATATCACCGAATCTTCCGAGCACAATGCGGAATACCATCCATACTTCATCAAACGGAACTATCCAGAGCTGATCGAGCGTTTCAACATTCCTCTCGATGAGTATCCTCGCCGCTGTGTTAGTCAAATTGAAGGCTGGAAATCCATGCGCGATTCACTTATTAATGACAGCAAGCTTGAGCACTGCCGCAGCCATGAATATGCTTCTTACATTCTCGAAGCAATTGAAACGAACAACCCGTTCAAAATTGGCGGCAACGTGATGAATACTGGACTTATTACGAATCTGCCGAAGGAAGCATGCGTAGAAGTGCCATGCCTCGTTGATGCGAATGGCGTTACACCAACCTATGTTGGCGACCTTCCGCCACAGCTTGCAGCATTAAACCGTACGAACATCAACACGCAGCTATTAACGATCGAAGCGGCAATTACTGGCAAGCGGGATCATATTTATCACGCTGCAATGCTTGATCCGCATACCTCAGCAGAATTGTCTATGGATGACATTGTATCGCTTTGTGATGAGCTCATCGAAGCTCATGGCAGCTGGCTCCCAAGCTATAAATAA
- a CDS encoding AraC family transcriptional regulator, which produces METHHRITMSINTAPLKGEMSVLFSGIGEPVAGHFIGPAVHDYYLIHIVLDGEGTFEALGKTYSCSAGDAFIIFPDILVKYEASLHNPWKYTWVAFSGDIVEASLRSIGITPDLAVIRGFSLPTIYRMFRKIRKGMEKTNAPALGNMEASGWLRLIFHELGRMNLTRITEEIVPESRSYRQIDQAIRLISLQYGQQLSIEGIAQTLGYHRAHLTRLFKDATGLPPMQYLQKVRMKKAEELLEGELTIAQIASSVGFNDPLFFTKQFHKWSGQSPTEFRKNLNKQ; this is translated from the coding sequence ATGGAAACGCATCATCGTATAACCATGAGTATTAATACAGCTCCGCTGAAAGGCGAAATGTCGGTCTTGTTCAGCGGAATCGGCGAACCGGTCGCGGGCCATTTTATAGGACCGGCTGTTCATGATTATTATTTAATTCACATTGTACTGGATGGGGAAGGCACATTTGAAGCGCTGGGGAAGACGTACTCTTGCAGCGCGGGGGATGCCTTCATCATTTTTCCGGATATTCTGGTCAAATACGAGGCAAGCCTGCACAATCCTTGGAAATATACATGGGTAGCCTTCTCGGGAGATATCGTGGAAGCTTCTCTTCGTTCGATTGGGATCACGCCAGACCTTGCTGTTATACGTGGATTCTCGCTGCCGACGATTTATCGGATGTTTCGGAAAATACGCAAAGGTATGGAGAAAACGAATGCCCCAGCGCTTGGCAATATGGAAGCTTCGGGCTGGCTGAGATTAATATTTCATGAGCTTGGACGAATGAACCTTACGAGAATAACCGAAGAGATCGTACCAGAATCTCGTTCTTACCGCCAAATTGATCAGGCAATTCGCCTCATATCGCTCCAATATGGACAGCAGCTCTCTATTGAAGGAATCGCTCAAACACTCGGCTATCATCGCGCGCATTTAACGAGGCTGTTCAAGGATGCGACGGGGCTGCCGCCCATGCAATATTTACAAAAGGTACGAATGAAGAAAGCAGAGGAGCTGCTTGAAGGCGAGCTTACGATCGCCCAGATTGCCTCATCTGTTGGATTTAATGACCCGCTCTTTTTTACGAAGCAATTTCACAAATGGAGCGGACAATCGCCTACGGAATTTCGGAAGAACTTGAATAAGCAATAG